GGCCTGAGGCGTGATCGTGCGAGAAACGCGGCTCAATGGCCCGATACTGGCCTCGGCGGTCGTCCACGCCGCGGCGCTCACCATGCTGTTTGTCGTGCGCGACCGCCAACCGCAGATCGCTCTTCCGCCGATCTACCGGGTCAACATCGTCGCGGCGCCCGCCGGGCCGCGCGCGATAGGCGAGGTTACCACCGCGCCGCCCACTCCCGCACAGACCGCCCCTCCACGAACCGCGCCCGAGCAGGCCGTGCAACAGATGCCGTCGCCGAATCGGGCAGCCGTGCCCGCGCCGCGTCGGACGACGCCGGCGCCCGCGCAGACGTCGCGGCCGCGGGCTGCGGCACGCGCCGGCGGCGGCCCGACGGGTGGACGCGGAACGGACGTTGCGACCGTGCAGACGGAGGGAATCGAATTCCCGTTCCCGGGGTACCTGAACAACATCGTGCGCCAGATCGCGCTGCGCTTCCAGCCCCCCGACCGGGATGCCCGGCTCAAAGCTGAGGTCATGTTTCTGATTCATCGCAACGGCTCCGTCACCAACATGCGGTTCGTCTCGCGGTCCGGCTCCTATTCGTTCGACCTCGAGGCACAGGGCGCGATCGAAGCCGCCGCCGGGGCGCGCGCCTTCGGCCCGTTGCCGGAAGGATTCTCCGACGACGTCCTCCCGGTAGTGTTCAGCTTCGATCCCCAGGTGCTCAGATGATTCTCCGCGCTTTCCGTCCGGCGATCGCGCTTTCCCTCGTCCTGACGGCGCTGCCGCTGGCCGTAGCGTCGCAGGAAACGCCGCGCGGAGTCCGCATCGGGCTCAGCTACGGTGCCGGAGTGAAGCCCGGTGTAATCGTCATGCCTGTCGAAGCCACTCGCGGCGACTCGGTTCGCGCGATCGTGCAGCGCGACCTCGATTACGGCGACCGGGTCACCGTCATCGCGCTCGACAGCGCGGTGCTTCGCGGCCTCACGCCCGCGGCCGGCCGGCGCTTCAACTACCAGCTCTTCTCCCGGCTGGGCGCGGCGGCGATAGTGCGGATCGTCCCCACGGCCGGCGGTTATCGAGCCGAAGTGCACGACGTCACCGCCCGGCGCGTCCTGCGCGCGGACACGTTCGCTGTCGCGGCCGCGCGCCCGTCCGGCGAATGGCGGATGGAGATCCACGGCATCGCCGACGAGATCGAGCGGTGGATCACCGGCGTGAAGGGGATGTCGCGCTCGCGCGTGCTGTTCGTGCGGGGCAGCGACGTGTGGCTGGTCGACAGCGACGGCGCCAATCAGCGCCAGATCACGCGTGGCGCGCTCACGATGTCGCCCGCATGGCACCCGAACGGAAGGATGATCGCGTACAGCCGGTACGGCTCGGCCGGGACCCGCATCGAGCTGCACAATCTCGAGACCGGCTCGCGACGGATCGTGCGCGCCACGCCCGAAGGGCTGAACATCACCCCGGCATTTTCCCCCGACGGACAACAGCTCGTGTGGTCCACGAACCACGGAGGCGGCACCGAGATAGTGGCCGCGTCGCTGGCGAACCTGTCGTCCGCGCGGAGGGTCACGGTGGGGCGCGGTACCGACAACACGTCGCCGTCGTTCAGCCCCGACGGCCGCAAGATCGCGTTCATGTCGGGGAGAGCGGGGCAGCCCGAGGTATATATTTCGGATTCCGACGGAACCAACGTGCAGCTGCTCACGGAGTTCACCTTCGGAGGCACGAGCTACCGCGCCAGTCCGGCGTGGTCGCCGGATGGGCGCCTGATCGCGTATCAGGCGACCGCTGGCGGCTTCCAGATCATGGTGCTGAACCTTCGCGACCGGAGCGTGAAACAGCTCACGAGCACGGGCGTAAACGAGGATCCGTCGTGGGCGCCCGATGGCAGGCACCTCGTGTTCACCTCGAGCCGGAGCGGTGTGCAGCAACTTTGGGTGATCGATTCGGAGTCGGGACGCCTGCGCCAGCTCACGCACGCCGCGGGCGCGCGTCTCGCCGACTGGTCGCCGTATCTCGCGCCAACTCTTTCCAACGAGCAACATGCCACCAACACGCCTGACTGAAATGCCGCGCCGCGCCGCCCGCCTGCTGGTCGCGCTCCCGCTCGTCGTAGCCGGGTGCATGGCGACCAAGAGCGACGTCACCGTCCTCCAGCAGGACATCATGCTGGTCCGTGCCGAAGCGGCGCAGAGCGATTCCGCCAGGCGGCAGGAGATCCAGCGCATCATGCGCTCCATGCAGTCGCTCACCGACTCGGTGAGCGCGGTCGCAACGCGGCTGACGCGGCTGCGGGCGGACGTATCGGGCCGGTTCAGCGCGATCGAGGAAGACACGCGCCGGCTGCAGGAGCTCGCCGGTCAGAGCCAGTCGCGCATGCAGGAGCTGAGGGCGGCCGTAGAGTCGCGCGTTCCCGCGCCAACGACTCCGGGCAGCGCGGCGCCGCAGCCGGGCCCGAACCAGCTGTATCAGCTCGGGCGTGATCAGCTGCTCCGCGGCAGCACGGCCGCCGCCCGCACCGCGTTCGAGGATCTGCTCGCGCGCTATCCGGAATCGGACGTCGCCGCCGACGCGCAGTTCTACATCGGCGAGACGCACGCGGCCGAAGGGAACGCCGAGGCCGCCGACCAGGCGTACGAGCGGGTGGCGTCCGCTTATCCGCGCTCGCCGCGCGCCGCCACGGCGACGTACAAGCGCGCGGTAGCCGCCGAAGGCGCCAGGCGTACGCGCGACGCCCGCCGGCTGTACAACGAAGTGATCAGCAAGTTTCCGCGCTCGGACGAAGCCGCGCTGGCGCGCGACAGATTGCGCGACTTGCAGTAACGCACCCACCCGGACATGGCCCGGCGGTCCCACAGCGCGGAGATGCCGTTCCTCGACCACCTCGAGGAGCTGCGCCAGCGACTGCTGCGGGCCGGCGCCGCCTTCATCGGCGGCGTAATCGTCGCGTTCGCGGTAGTCACCAACATCGACATCATCGGCTTTCTGCAGCGCCCGATCCGCCCCTATCTCGGCGGCCGGACGCTGGTGTACACGCACCCGGGGGACGTCTTCGGGATCCTGATCGACATGGCCTTCGTGCTGGGCGCGATCATCGCGTCGCCGGTGATCGCCTACCAGCTGTGGCTGTTCGTGTCGCCCGCCATGCTGCCGCGCGAGAAGAGAATGGTCGTGCCGGTTCTCGCCGGAATGCTCCTGCTCTTTCTGGCGGGCGTGGCGCTGTCGTTCTTCGTGGTGCTGCCGCTGACGATGCGCTTTCTGCTCGGTCTGCAGGCGGGCGCGCTCACGCCGATGATCACCGCGGCCGACTACTTCGGCTTCGCGGTCAGCATGTCGCTCATGTTCGGCGTCGCGTTCGAGCTGCCGATCGCGATTCTCGCGCTGACCGCGCTCGGGATCGTGACGCCGGAGCTGCTCGTGAAGTTCCGCCGGCACGCGGCCGTGGCGGTGCTGGTGCTGGCGGCCTTCGTCACGCCGGGCTCCGATCCGACGTCGCTCGTGGCCCTCGCGGTGCCGCTCTACTTCCTGTACGAGCTGAGCGTGGTGCTGTCGAAGGGGTTGCACCGGAGACGGCTCAAGCGCGCGGCGCGGAAGGCGGCGGAAGAGCGCGCGGCCGAGCAGCATGCGGGGGCGCCCGCGTGACCCGGCGGCGTCTCGTAAGTGCCGCGCTAACGGCCGCGCTAACGGCCGCGATCGCGGTCGTGTGCGCGCCGGCGCCGGCGGCGCAGGCGCAGATCATGTCCGCTCGCCCGGACGCCGCTCCGCGCGACACCGCCGGCCGGGATACGACCGTCCGCGAGTTGGTGAAGTGGGCGGAACCGGATTCGGTCATGCGCGATCTGCTCGACCGGCGCGGCTACACCGCGACCCGATATCAGGGAGACCGGGTCGTGTTCGACGCCAGGGTGCGGACGCTCGACCTGACGGGCGATCCGGGCGCGGTCGGGCGGGGCGCCACGCTCGTCGTTGGCGACACGATCCTGTACAGCGACGTGACCAAGCTCGTCGTGGTGCGCGGTGACACGAACATCCTGCGCGACCCATCGCAGAACGCGGAGGACGTGGTCTCGCGCGGCTCGCTGACGTACAACATCGCGACGCGCCGCGGCAGCGTCTCGAACATCAGCACCGCGGTGGAGAGCGGCGAGCGCTGGTTCGTGTCGGGGGTCGAGGCGGCGTTCGTGTCGGACACGACCGGGCGGCAGCCGACCACGTTCTTCGTGCGCGAGGGAGACTTCACCACCTGTGACGACCCGGTGCCGCACTATTTCTTCCGCGCCGGCAGGATCAAGATGGTGTCGAAGACGCTGCTCGTCGCGCGGCCGGCCGTGCTGTACATCGGCGAGGTGCCGGTCCTCTGGCTGCCGTTCATGTTCCAGGACATTCGCTCGGGCCGGCGCAGCGGAATACTCACGCCCCGGTTCGGCGTGAGCGAGATATTCCGCAACAGTCCCCAGTATCGCCGGCACGTGGACAACATCGGCTATTACTTCGCGCTGAGCGACTACACCGACGCGCGGCTCTGGCTGGACTGGCGCAGCGGCGCGCGGCCCACCGAGGGCGATCCGGGGTGGATCAAGTACAACGGCGAGTTCCAGTACCGCTGGCTGAGCCGGTTCATGACCGGGCGGTTTGCCTCTTCCCACGATCGTCAGCGGTCCGGCAACACCAACACCGCGCTGTCGTGGGCGCACCAGCAGAGCTTCTCGCAGACTCGCAACCTGTCGTTCAATCTCAACTACGTCACCAACACCTTCATCCAGCGGAGCAACGCGTTCGATCCGCGGCAGGTGATGGCGACCATCTCGTCGCAGGCGAACTACGCGCAGAAGCTCGGCCCCGCTTCGCTGACCATCGGCGGGAACCGCAGGCAGTATCCCGGCCGCGATCAGGTCGACCAGCAATTCCCGAACTTCAATCTGATCACGCCGACGCTGGCGCTGGCGCGCTGGCTGGAGTGGACGCCGTCGCTGTCGCTGATAAACGACCAGAACTTCAACCTGGATCAGCCGGGCACGGTGTCCTTTCGCTATCTCCCGCGGGAGAGTGGACTCGACAGCGTAAGACTGAGTGGAGACAGGCGCGCGACGAACGTCACGTTCAACACGCCACTCAAGATATTCGGCTTCACCTGGTCGAACTCTTTCCGCGTGGCGGACAGCGATGACGATTATCCGACTTCGGTCCTGCTCGCGAGTCGCACCGACAGCGGCGTGTTTTCCGCGCGTGTGTTCAGCCGCACATACCGAACGAATGTCGATTGGGAGACGAGCATCGGTCTGCCGGGACTTCTGGTCGGCACGTGGAACGTCTCGCCGTCGATATCGTTCTCGAACGTGGATCCCGCGCCGTACATGGTTCGAACGCAGTTTTCGGGCGGCAGGTTCGTCCGTCAGTCGAAGCGGGCGATCTACGGCATTGGAGTTTCGCCGACGTTTTTCGGCTTGTTTCCGGGGTTCGGCCGGGTCGAGCGATTCCGCCATTCTATCTCACCGCGGCTGAGCTACGGTTACGCGCCGGCGGCGAGAGTCGGCGACGAGTTCCTCGCTGCCCGCAACACCTCACGCTTCTCCTACACCGGCGGGCTCGCGCAGAATATGATCACGCTGCAGATATCGCAGAACATCGAGGCCAAGCTGCGCGCCAAGCCTGACAGCGCCACAGGAGGGAACAGATCGGATGGCACCGATCGCAAGATCCGGCTGCTGTCGATCAACTTTTCGCCCCTGGCTTACGATTTCGAGAAGGCAAGAGTCACCGGGCGCTCCGGCTTCGCGACGGAGCGGTTGTCGTACGATCTTGCGTCGGATCTGCTTCCCGGCTTTAACCTCAGCGCGGGTTATTCGCTCTTCCAGGGCGTTCTGCTCAGCGACACGGCCGTATTCAAGCCGTATCGCGAGACGCTGAGCGCGTCGTTCACGCTGAACCAGCAGTCGGGGATTCTGGCCGCGTTCTCACGCCTGTTTGGGCGCGCCGTGCCGCAGCGCAACCCGCAGATCGAGCGGCTGGAGCCCGCCGGCGACGACGCGCTGTCGCGGAAGGCTGGCTCGACGCCGGTGGCCGGGGTCGCCGCGCGGGATCGCATATACGGCGGGATGCAGGCGACGCAGGGCTTTCAGGCCAACTTCACGTTCAGCTCGCAGCGCCAGCGCCCGCCGGTCGGCGGGAACGTCATCGATTACGATCCGGCGGTGAACTGCCGCATCTACGAATTCAATCCGATCGCGTACACCCAGTGCCTGGTCGAGCAACAGACCAACCCGACCAGCGCCACTCCGTTCGACCGGCCGATCGGATCGGCCTTCGTGCGCACTCCGCCGCGGGAGAACATCCAGTCGCAGATGAGCTTCAACATCACCCCGACCTGGTCCGCTACCTGGGGAACCAACTACGACTTCCAGGCGAGGGCGTTCGCCAGTCACACGGTGGGCCTGCAGCGCGATCTGCACGACTGGCGCTCGACGTTTGCATTCACCAAGGCGCAGAACGGCAACTTCGCGTTCAGCTTCTTCATCTCGCTCAAGGCGCAGCCCGACCTGAAGTTCGATTACGACAAGCAGACATACCGGCGGATCACTCCGCTCCAGTGACGATCGCACTCGACGGTAACTCGCTCACCATCGGCGACGTTCACGCCGTCGCCGTCGGGCGCGAGCGCGTGGAGCTGGCGTCCGCCGCGAGAGAACGCATGGCGCGAACGCGCGCCGTCGTGGAAAAGGCCGCCGCGGGCGGACAGGCCGTGTACGGCGTGACCACGGGCTTCGGCAAGCTGGCCGACGTCGCCATCGACCCGGCGAAGCTGGAGGAGCTGCAGGTCAACCTCATCCGCAGCCACGTGGCGGGTATCGGGCCGCTGCTCCCCGAGCGCGAAGTCCGCGCGATGATGCTGCTCCGCGCCAACGTGATCGCGAAGGGATTCTCCGGCGCGCGCGCCGAGCTCGCCGAGCTGCTGTGCGGAATGCTGAACGCGGGGGTGTATCCCCCCGTGCCGGAGCAGGGCAGCGCCGGCGCGAGCGGCGATCTCGCTCCGCTCGCACATCTCGCGCTCGCGATGATCGGCGAGGGCGCGCTGTTCCTGGAAGGAAAGGAAGTTGCCGCGGCCGAAGCGCTGCGCGCCGCAAAGCTTGCCCCGCTCAAGCTGCAAGCTAAGGAAGGAATCACTCTCATCAACGGAACGCAGGCGCACACCGCCGTCGCCGCGCTGCTCCTGCACGACGCCGTCACTCTCTGGGAGACGGCCCACGTCGCCGGCGCGATGTCGCTCGACGCGCTGCTCGGCACGCCGGTGGCGTTCGACGAGCGAATCCACGATGCGCGCGGCCAGGAAGGACAGAAGGAATCCGCCGCGCTCCTGCGCGAGCTGCTCGCCGGAAGCGAGATCCGCGAGTCGCATCTGGAGGGCGACCCGCGCGTGCAGGACGCCTACTCGCTGCGGTGCATGCCGCAGGTGCACGGGCCCGCGCGGGACGCGCTCAGGTGGATCGAGGGAATAGTCTCGCGCGAGCTCAACGCGGCGACCGACAATCCGCTCGTGTTCGAGAACGGCGAGCTGCTGAGCGGCGGCAACTTCCACGGGCAGTCGGTCGCGATGGCACTGGACTTCCTGGCGATCGCGCTCACGAATCTCGCGACGATCTCCGAGCGGCGGATCGACAGGCTGGTGCACCCGGACCTGAACCAGGGGCTGCCGCCGTTCCTCACGGAGAGCGCGGGACTGCACTCGGGGATGATGATGGCCCAGGTCACCGCCGCGTCCGTGGCGAGTGAATGCAAGGTTCTGTCTCACCCCGCCAGCGTGGACACGATCCCGACCGACGGCGGCAAGGAGGACGTCGTGCCCATGGCGATGGGCGCGGCCTGGAAAGCCAGGCGCGTG
The Gemmatimonadaceae bacterium genome window above contains:
- the hutH gene encoding histidine ammonia-lyase produces the protein MTIALDGNSLTIGDVHAVAVGRERVELASAARERMARTRAVVEKAAAGGQAVYGVTTGFGKLADVAIDPAKLEELQVNLIRSHVAGIGPLLPEREVRAMMLLRANVIAKGFSGARAELAELLCGMLNAGVYPPVPEQGSAGASGDLAPLAHLALAMIGEGALFLEGKEVAAAEALRAAKLAPLKLQAKEGITLINGTQAHTAVAALLLHDAVTLWETAHVAGAMSLDALLGTPVAFDERIHDARGQEGQKESAALLRELLAGSEIRESHLEGDPRVQDAYSLRCMPQVHGPARDALRWIEGIVSRELNAATDNPLVFENGELLSGGNFHGQSVAMALDFLAIALTNLATISERRIDRLVHPDLNQGLPPFLTESAGLHSGMMMAQVTAASVASECKVLSHPASVDTIPTDGGKEDVVPMAMGAAWKARRVAQNLRHILAIELLCAAQGLDFRAPLRTGTSLRAAHAAVRSLVPHLGDDRVLSGDIAAIAKAIGEGRFARGKAS
- a CDS encoding tetratricopeptide repeat protein, encoding MPRRAARLLVALPLVVAGCMATKSDVTVLQQDIMLVRAEAAQSDSARRQEIQRIMRSMQSLTDSVSAVATRLTRLRADVSGRFSAIEEDTRRLQELAGQSQSRMQELRAAVESRVPAPTTPGSAAPQPGPNQLYQLGRDQLLRGSTAAARTAFEDLLARYPESDVAADAQFYIGETHAAEGNAEAADQAYERVASAYPRSPRAATATYKRAVAAEGARRTRDARRLYNEVISKFPRSDEAALARDRLRDLQ
- the tatC gene encoding twin-arginine translocase subunit TatC, which gives rise to MARRSHSAEMPFLDHLEELRQRLLRAGAAFIGGVIVAFAVVTNIDIIGFLQRPIRPYLGGRTLVYTHPGDVFGILIDMAFVLGAIIASPVIAYQLWLFVSPAMLPREKRMVVPVLAGMLLLFLAGVALSFFVVLPLTMRFLLGLQAGALTPMITAADYFGFAVSMSLMFGVAFELPIAILALTALGIVTPELLVKFRRHAAVAVLVLAAFVTPGSDPTSLVALAVPLYFLYELSVVLSKGLHRRRLKRAARKAAEERAAEQHAGAPA
- a CDS encoding TonB C-terminal domain-containing protein; translated protein: MRETRLNGPILASAVVHAAALTMLFVVRDRQPQIALPPIYRVNIVAAPAGPRAIGEVTTAPPTPAQTAPPRTAPEQAVQQMPSPNRAAVPAPRRTTPAPAQTSRPRAAARAGGGPTGGRGTDVATVQTEGIEFPFPGYLNNIVRQIALRFQPPDRDARLKAEVMFLIHRNGSVTNMRFVSRSGSYSFDLEAQGAIEAAAGARAFGPLPEGFSDDVLPVVFSFDPQVLR
- a CDS encoding putative LPS assembly protein LptD; this translates as MTRRRLVSAALTAALTAAIAVVCAPAPAAQAQIMSARPDAAPRDTAGRDTTVRELVKWAEPDSVMRDLLDRRGYTATRYQGDRVVFDARVRTLDLTGDPGAVGRGATLVVGDTILYSDVTKLVVVRGDTNILRDPSQNAEDVVSRGSLTYNIATRRGSVSNISTAVESGERWFVSGVEAAFVSDTTGRQPTTFFVREGDFTTCDDPVPHYFFRAGRIKMVSKTLLVARPAVLYIGEVPVLWLPFMFQDIRSGRRSGILTPRFGVSEIFRNSPQYRRHVDNIGYYFALSDYTDARLWLDWRSGARPTEGDPGWIKYNGEFQYRWLSRFMTGRFASSHDRQRSGNTNTALSWAHQQSFSQTRNLSFNLNYVTNTFIQRSNAFDPRQVMATISSQANYAQKLGPASLTIGGNRRQYPGRDQVDQQFPNFNLITPTLALARWLEWTPSLSLINDQNFNLDQPGTVSFRYLPRESGLDSVRLSGDRRATNVTFNTPLKIFGFTWSNSFRVADSDDDYPTSVLLASRTDSGVFSARVFSRTYRTNVDWETSIGLPGLLVGTWNVSPSISFSNVDPAPYMVRTQFSGGRFVRQSKRAIYGIGVSPTFFGLFPGFGRVERFRHSISPRLSYGYAPAARVGDEFLAARNTSRFSYTGGLAQNMITLQISQNIEAKLRAKPDSATGGNRSDGTDRKIRLLSINFSPLAYDFEKARVTGRSGFATERLSYDLASDLLPGFNLSAGYSLFQGVLLSDTAVFKPYRETLSASFTLNQQSGILAAFSRLFGRAVPQRNPQIERLEPAGDDALSRKAGSTPVAGVAARDRIYGGMQATQGFQANFTFSSQRQRPPVGGNVIDYDPAVNCRIYEFNPIAYTQCLVEQQTNPTSATPFDRPIGSAFVRTPPRENIQSQMSFNITPTWSATWGTNYDFQARAFASHTVGLQRDLHDWRSTFAFTKAQNGNFAFSFFISLKAQPDLKFDYDKQTYRRITPLQ